In Epinephelus moara isolate mb chromosome 20, YSFRI_EMoa_1.0, whole genome shotgun sequence, the genomic stretch gatggatggatggaaattaaattaaacagacaagacaaaagTCAGCAAACTAACATTAAACAGATGTCtctaaagttagctaacatcGGCCTACATTAGCCTCCATGAGTTACCGGTCATACCatgcccccaggaagtgtgtcaggctttgaagccaattatctcagtggccaaacagtgtaccTGCACTGTCACGTTATGCCTggtgggcccaaaaagactttatCTCATTCACTTACATTgcgaaagagatgtctgtaaatcagtgcctactttttttgagcgtcacaaatTCGTTACTTGTTtcacatttggaaagtctagaagagccacacgaATGAATCATTTCgtccccattcaagttaacgGAGCATTAAACCAGAAGCACCTAGTTCGGTCAGTGGACCTGTtctatgggccacacagtgtAAAAGCAATGTCAATTATTAGGGTAATTTAATACATTGCAGTTGAACCATTTGTtgtcatgcgccactgagcaactttgatAGGAATGAATAGAGGTccacctccaacactgtatatagcgctctctttatacatccatgggtcATActctactgtgatgtcacccattggtttgtggacttaaCCTTTGAAACCTCGagtctggcattttggccatcaccatcttggtttttggagctagatgtgaccatatttgggcgagagaaGCCGGTGCTGTGGagaagcgaggggtggatctgactgagaagctgaggacactatcggtTCTTCCAAAAGTTACATAgtctgaccttgaccttgaaaAGGAAGATGAAGAGATCAAAAGCATTACGAGAATTTGACTTAAAAGTTGAGATAAAAGTTGGGATTCAAGTTAATTTGCAGCCCTTTGTGTTTCTTAGTGTGTCTCTATCTCTTCAGCATTCATGGTTTCACACACGCGTTTATGTAATATCAAAAGGGGAATTAACAATTGGAAAGTTTTGTATGAGGAAACTAAACCCTTGATAAGgtgagagaaacacaaaacaaaccatGACATTTTATCTTGCTTTAATTCAGCATACAGATATAAATTATTTGTTGTCAAATTACATTACTTAGCTGCACATGTTATTGAGTTCAAAACATAAGTGTAAATTTCAAAAAAGAGCCATAATCTCTTTACTTTATATGAAAATCAAGACACGGAGCTCACAACTTTCACTGTAGAAAAGGTGGGGTAACCCGTAGCTTATACTCTAATGATGACAACAGGTGGAGTTGGGAGGCATTGCTCATTGATCTCCTTTTACAGTGAATGTAGTTTCTTTCAGTTAGTTCAAATTACAATGTAACAGCATATCACAGTGTTGACGGTCCGACTTTAAGTGTTGTACTAAgcacaaatacacatattgtTGCACATACTAAACTTCTTCAGTCtgaaatgaagaaaatgtttaaGAATAGTAAAAGGTTGTCAATTCAAACTGTTCCGCATACATTTTCACTAGCTATATATGtatgacagaaaaacacatatttgacAATTGTAGTTTTAAAGGTTGCAGCATTACGACACATTAAATGGCCAGATTTTGTTCATTAGAGGCCCTGATAGTGGATGTGGCGTTGCCATGGTTACAGGTTGGACATCTCTCCTGGGATGGCTTTGCTGTCCAGGTAGGTGATGAGCGTCTTCACCCAAGGGGCTGAAGGTCTGACACACAGCTGACGACCTGCCTTTGTCTTCAACCTGagcacacacatgaacaagACGGTCAGGTTGAGTGGATTCATGCGTAGATACAATGATGTCAGAGATGTATTTCTGTAAGGCTGTGTACTTACAAGATGGCAGGGTTGGAGCACCGCTGGCTGGTCTTGATGTAGCCAGCCACTCTGTCTCTTGGCACCTCGTTCTCATTGAAACGAAAGCAGCATTTCTTTGGGCCAGTACCACGCATACctaccaacaaacacacacacaggaatgaACAACTCGTGGCAAACACACAGACGTCATGTGCTTGTTACTTTTCTGTTCCCTTTTTAATTTCCTCTGACCCTGCATGAGCCTAACTTACGTACTTCAGTTGTTCCATTACAGTCATGTGGCGAAACTCTTGATGTGTGTTTAAGGACTGGTTCAATTTAAGAGGGTAAGCTGTTCGATACTtatcatatgtatcatattCCAGGGTGGATTTTCTCTTTAAGAGGAAGACTGGAACAACTTAGTGTTGGTTCCATCGAATCAGGGTTTCTTAatgtttaaagctgcactgataGTTTTTATGTTTGGCCACTCAGGGGCGACAACACAGGACATATTTTCTATTATGTTATTCAAACTTTGCCTGCCCATCAACATAACATGAAATGGGTATACATTTGCTTTTGTGAAAAGTGGGACTTTATAGAACTTACGCTCTACCTGTcatatatttcagtttttaaatgtactgTCAGGCTAATTATTTGAATTACTGAAATGATTGATATTTGGTCCTGTTTTTAAATTCACCTTTTTATTCTTCATTTGTccactttgttttttctctaaTTCTTTTTTTGTGAGATTATGTTGTAATGCGATCATGTTGtaatatgtgtttatgtgtattaTTTGCCTGTGCTAAAAATAGAAAGTCCAATATTTACACTTGATTGACTTGTTTCATATGAATTTGAGAATGGCACAGAGTTTGGAGGGAGCTTTAAAATGCTAATACTGAAATTATTGTACATTTAGGATATACAACTTTAAGAAATCCATCTAAGAATACATTGTCCTTTTGCATATTTCCCATATTTCTTTTTCTCCGTTGGAAATAAGGACACAAAAAGCTACACACTAAATCATATTCATTCTATCAAATGTATGAGTGTGAtcataaagacattaaaataagattACATTTCTTCCCCTGTTTCACACACTGAACTATAATGGTCAAACTCCTTCTTACCTTCACTGAGAGTGATGACAGCCAGcatcagcacaaacacagacagagcgAGACGAGGAGCAGCCATCCTGATGTGAGTGTTCACAGTGTAGCAGTCGGTGAAAGTCTCAGTTGAGCTGGATTAACCTGTTCTCTCCGCTGTGTGAAGTTGTACTTCATCTGATTCTTTTATACAGTACAGAAGTAGTTGTGTAGTAGTGGGGGCGATCCCGAAGCTCAGATTTGGAATTGTTTATGACGTGTCAGTATCTCTCACCTTTATCTGCAGGGGGGTTACCAGGGTGTGAGTTTCATTTAGgcctttctgtttgtctttatttaagTTGATTTCACTTCCCTAATCGAATTGACATTCACTGATGAACCCTGCCTTTAACCTGTGAAGAATTAAGGAAGTAATTTTCTTTGCCCCGAACGTGGAACGTCCCTGTGAATTACACATTGCTTATATGATTGTGACCAAAACTTCTGTACTTTCTGTGTGCTGCCCACACGTCACAGCCATAAAAGTTCTTTGAGAGCAGATATATGAAAGCAATCAAAATGAATATACATATAGGCAGCAACCAGCCTTTTTTCCCTATAAAAATTAAATAGCTTTTTGTGCAAAAtccaaaatttaatttccccagtgtaaaacataatattttgccTGACAAAATTCCTGTTTGGCATTATATCAACAAAATCTCAGAGAAAGATTCTGAGTCATGGCAGTAATTTGGAAATTACTTAGTTACATGGTATGCAGTGCAGCTGTCATTACAATGGAAGTTAAAATGAACAGCAGGAAAAACCGTTTGGGGATTCTCAAGGGGTTTTACAAAGGCCATTGCACAACAATAACAATTATATAATAATAGTTCCTTCAATTCCAACAGGGCCTCGCAACCACCTGCAGTCGGTGCTTAACCTGCATTAACACGAGGATGGAGACTCCATTTTTAAGAGTTTGGACAGTAGTTCCAAACCTTGGGGTCAGGACATCTTACTACAGTAATACACACAACCTCACAGACACTTGTCACTAGTAGTACTATGttgtctatctgtgtgtgtgtttgtgtgtgtgtgtgtgtgtgtgcaggggggGACTTACCATTAGGCAAAACTAGGTGGTTGCCTGGGGCCCCAAGTTTCTGAGGGCCCCATAAAACTCCTCATACACGTATGGTTAGAGTTTTTACTTGAGAAAAGAGGTAGTGGTGTGCTCAAGGACCCATATTGTCCAAAAACTCAAAGAAAAATGCAGGTGCTCTTGAAGAAGAGGGCTCAAAATCTTACCAAGGAcgaaaaaacaaacttcaggCACTCTTGCATGGAGCAGGGAAAGAAAAAGGGTAGCTTGATTACTTCATTAAAagcctttattttattatggcttttacaaagacacttaaaaatacctttttaagTGTCTTTGTACAATAAGGATTGAAAGCAGGGATGAATAAAAGGATCTGGAGGGCCCCATGCCTGTCTTTGCCTTGGGCCCCAAAATGACTAAATccgcccctgtgtgtgtgtgtgtgtgtgtgtttttctttaaagtttGGTCACATTATGTGAGTCTGTTTAGAAATTATGTGCCTTTTTGTTATGTATAAACATTTCCATTGGACAGAATTATAAATcgttttttgtgcttttgttcaaattttcatttttcttcttgTAGATCACAGGTCACCTCTTCAGCTTGAATAAAATGCTTTATCAAGTAATCTAGGAGCTAAAATCACCAATTTGTGGTTGTAAACCTCCACAAACCACTTCCGTTGTATTTAAGGTTTACATCCATCAAGGTGgccacccaagattagtgtcacttatttagtatctgaccaaattaATCAACTTCTGTTCATGAGATATGTTTTAATGGCAggaaaagtgtttctgcagaacattatgatgtcagggtgaagttgacctttgaccctgtggatataaaatgtcattatgtCATCATTATACCCTATTTAGACATTTGACATTTGTTGAAATTTTGTAATATTAGCaaataaattcttgagttatggccaaaaacatgttttgtaaggtcacagtgattttCCT encodes the following:
- the LOC126407931 gene encoding C-C motif chemokine 4-like — translated: MAAPRLALSVFVLMLAVITLSEGMRGTGPKKCCFRFNENEVPRDRVAGYIKTSQRCSNPAILLKTKAGRQLCVRPSAPWVKTLITYLDSKAIPGEMSNL